In the genome of Caldanaerobius fijiensis DSM 17918, one region contains:
- a CDS encoding pyridoxal phosphate-dependent aminotransferase, producing MLMAERLSRLGTENAFEVLAEVNKLVAAGRHIISFALGEPDFDTPENIKQAGIRAILENKTHYGPSAGIPELREAVAAYISRTRGIDVSPDEVVITPGAKPIIFYTIHALVNPGEEVIYPNPGFPIYESVINFVGAKPVPLPLLEERNFSVDVDYLRSLITDKTKLIILNSPQNPTGGMLSKQDLEAIAEIAIENDIWVLSDEVYSRIVYDGEFYSIASIPGMKERTILLDGFSKTYAMTGWRLGYGVVNAQLAQQIARLETNCESCTATFIQYAGVEALNGPQDAVDRMVREFKERRDLIVEGLNNIKGIRCFKPHGSFYVFPNVTEACRNLGLKDSKALQQYLLYNGNVAVLPRTSFGVKNVGEKEEYLRLSYATSKENIIEGLKRIKETIEG from the coding sequence ATGCTGATGGCAGAGCGTTTGTCCAGGCTGGGAACAGAAAATGCCTTTGAAGTTCTGGCTGAAGTGAATAAATTAGTTGCAGCAGGAAGGCATATAATAAGCTTTGCGCTGGGGGAGCCGGATTTTGATACGCCTGAAAATATAAAACAGGCGGGCATCAGGGCTATACTGGAAAATAAGACCCATTACGGTCCATCTGCCGGTATACCCGAGCTCAGAGAGGCTGTGGCCGCTTATATTTCCCGTACCAGAGGCATTGATGTATCTCCTGACGAGGTGGTCATAACGCCAGGAGCAAAGCCTATCATCTTTTACACCATTCATGCTCTTGTTAATCCGGGGGAAGAGGTTATATATCCCAATCCAGGTTTTCCCATCTACGAATCGGTTATAAACTTCGTTGGAGCAAAACCTGTTCCGCTGCCGCTTTTGGAAGAAAGAAATTTCAGCGTGGATGTGGATTATTTGAGATCTCTGATCACAGACAAAACCAAACTGATTATATTGAATTCACCTCAAAACCCCACAGGGGGAATGTTATCAAAACAAGATCTGGAGGCTATAGCTGAGATCGCTATAGAAAACGATATATGGGTGTTGTCTGATGAGGTCTACAGCAGGATCGTATACGACGGCGAGTTTTACAGCATAGCATCTATTCCAGGCATGAAAGAGCGCACCATTTTGTTAGATGGCTTTTCCAAAACCTATGCCATGACGGGCTGGAGGCTGGGTTATGGAGTTGTGAACGCGCAGTTAGCCCAACAGATAGCGCGCCTAGAGACCAATTGTGAGTCATGCACCGCTACTTTTATCCAGTATGCAGGAGTAGAAGCCTTAAATGGTCCTCAAGACGCTGTGGACAGGATGGTGAGGGAATTTAAAGAGAGGCGTGACTTGATTGTAGAGGGATTGAACAATATAAAAGGAATCAGGTGCTTTAAACCTCACGGTTCTTTTTATGTTTTTCCCAATGTAACCGAAGCGTGTCGCAACCTGGGCTTGAAGGATTCAAAAGCATTGCAGCAATATCTATTATATAACGGTAATGTAGCGGTGCTTCCGCGGACGTCTTTTGGGGTGAAAAACGTGGGGGAGAAGGAGGAGTATTTAAGGCTTTCTTATGCTACATCAAAAGAAAACATTATTGAGGGACTAAAGCGCATCAAAGAAACTATTGAGGGATAG
- a CDS encoding Cgl0159 family (beta/alpha)8-fold protein, with amino-acid sequence MDNRISIVYHMAYPGPRNTNSVLRGEPDENYLMTTLKKILEDNYFGGIEVTALKDPVLKVKVAELLKASGKEVIYSAQPVQLSWKDDMIPPTDISSINEEDRKRAVHRLFEHIDDAYAFGARQFAFVSGRDVGTSAGLKLRKQAKMSLIRSIIELHKYSTQKAKELGVEPLVLTLEMFDRLDEKGCKNQLIGPTTEAIELAEELRYTYGCEDFGLMYDLSHMPLLKDNSFDGETPGVLRTLAPYLNHVHVGNCVLVKDDPLYGDTHVGFDYPNGAVSKDLLAEFLTVLNEINYQKGIGFEVAPHGDEQSDTLVSITKAYFDEARNRIDVNYALGSYVYVPRRFLPEHIFDMITDIRVNKPNVIIDEARSRKQRDKLTKDGKLLLLACDHPARHVTNVGSDPVRMGDRLDYLSRIMRVMSSELVDGVMTTPDIMEDLFILNYMMKEKGKKSFLDGKVLVGCMNRAGLAGYSFEMDDRMTAYTPETMHDMKLDGAKMMFRLEPNEKYSGRTMVYCAEAITKCNKYNLTVFLEALPVQKTDKGYPVKMDADEMIKVIGVASAIGDSSRNIWLKIPYVEGYDRVVRATTLPILMLGGESTGRPIDTIQQFEKGLGAGKNVRGAMVGRNVLYPGNDDPRAIAEAISLLIHQNYSTEEAVRYIRKNRGIDMDYLK; translated from the coding sequence ATGGATAACAGGATAAGTATCGTCTATCATATGGCTTATCCAGGGCCAAGGAATACCAATTCAGTGCTCAGAGGAGAACCTGATGAGAATTACCTTATGACAACTCTTAAAAAGATACTAGAGGATAATTATTTCGGCGGCATAGAAGTTACGGCATTGAAAGATCCTGTGCTGAAGGTAAAGGTCGCAGAGCTATTAAAGGCCAGCGGAAAAGAAGTGATATATAGTGCACAGCCTGTACAGCTAAGCTGGAAGGATGACATGATCCCGCCTACTGATATATCCAGTATCAACGAGGAGGACAGGAAACGGGCAGTTCATAGGCTTTTTGAGCACATAGACGATGCCTATGCCTTTGGAGCCAGGCAATTTGCCTTTGTAAGTGGTAGAGATGTAGGAACATCAGCGGGTCTTAAGTTGAGAAAGCAAGCCAAAATGTCTCTTATACGTTCTATCATAGAGCTGCACAAGTATTCTACACAAAAGGCCAAAGAATTGGGTGTAGAACCACTGGTATTGACGCTGGAGATGTTTGATAGACTTGATGAAAAAGGGTGTAAAAATCAACTCATAGGGCCAACAACGGAAGCTATAGAGCTGGCTGAAGAGTTGAGGTATACCTATGGATGTGAAGACTTTGGCTTAATGTACGATCTGAGCCATATGCCCTTATTGAAGGACAATTCCTTTGATGGGGAAACTCCTGGGGTTTTAAGGACATTGGCGCCGTATTTAAATCACGTGCATGTGGGGAACTGCGTGTTAGTTAAAGATGATCCCCTTTATGGCGATACCCATGTGGGTTTTGATTATCCCAATGGAGCAGTTTCGAAGGATTTATTAGCGGAGTTTCTAACGGTCTTAAATGAAATAAATTATCAAAAAGGGATAGGCTTTGAGGTCGCTCCCCATGGTGACGAGCAAAGCGATACGCTGGTATCTATCACTAAGGCCTATTTTGACGAGGCGAGAAACAGGATTGACGTCAACTATGCTCTTGGCTCATATGTATATGTTCCCAGGAGGTTTTTGCCTGAGCACATATTTGACATGATAACAGATATAAGGGTAAACAAGCCCAATGTGATAATAGACGAAGCTAGGTCAAGAAAACAAAGAGATAAGTTGACAAAGGACGGAAAGCTATTGCTTTTGGCCTGTGATCATCCGGCGAGACACGTCACCAATGTGGGCTCAGATCCAGTCAGAATGGGTGATAGGCTGGACTATCTGAGCAGAATAATGAGGGTTATGTCCTCTGAGTTGGTAGATGGAGTTATGACCACTCCTGATATTATGGAAGACCTTTTTATATTAAACTACATGATGAAGGAGAAGGGAAAAAAGAGTTTCTTGGATGGCAAGGTCTTAGTAGGCTGTATGAACAGAGCGGGTCTTGCAGGTTATTCATTTGAGATGGATGACAGGATGACGGCGTATACTCCTGAAACCATGCACGACATGAAATTGGATGGTGCTAAGATGATGTTCAGGCTGGAACCCAATGAAAAATATTCAGGCAGGACGATGGTTTATTGTGCTGAGGCTATAACAAAATGCAATAAATACAATCTCACTGTGTTCTTAGAGGCTTTACCGGTACAGAAAACCGATAAAGGATACCCTGTCAAGATGGATGCCGATGAGATGATAAAGGTGATAGGTGTGGCGTCGGCTATAGGAGATTCATCTCGCAATATCTGGCTTAAGATACCCTATGTGGAAGGATATGACAGGGTTGTAAGAGCGACTACCCTTCCCATACTAATGTTAGGTGGCGAATCCACAGGTAGGCCTATTGATACAATACAACAGTTTGAAAAAGGATTGGGAGCAGGAAAAAATGTAAGGGGTGCCATGGTGGGCAGAAACGTCCTTTATCCTGGCAACGATGATCCAAGAGCTATAGCAGAGGCTATCAGTTTGCTAATACATCAAAATTATTCTACGGAAGAGGCTGTAAGGTATATAAGGAAAAACAGGGGTATAGATATGGATTATCTTAAATAA
- a CDS encoding ROK family transcriptional regulator, translating into MANLIPVSYKLLKGMNESLVIRIIKEKGAISRADIARYTNLTPPTVTNITKKLIKDGVIVEDTMGESRGGRKPVLLKLNPGYFYVVLAHISSNHLRLDVSDLDTNVLASKRIKLSDKSPEAVLKNLFALYRQMVDQSGVPEDKIAGIGVAVHGLVDSERGISLYAPNLGWRDVNLLESIKAELGIEVCVENDVRAMAMGERWYGAAKGVDNFLAVKVGYGIGASAVVDGKLYTGITHSSGEIGHTTIDVNGPKCSCGNYGCLEAMASERAICETMSKRLKLGEKSIIKDVDDVDIEDVYRAANIGDELAIDVIKRISIYLGIGIANLINLFNPQLVVLGGNIIKVKDIVKPVLEDVVKQRALDNTYRGCKLVMSNLGDDATIKGAHALILSHLFDM; encoded by the coding sequence TTGGCCAATTTAATTCCTGTAAGCTACAAACTCTTAAAGGGCATGAACGAATCTCTGGTTATAAGGATTATTAAAGAAAAAGGAGCTATATCTAGGGCAGACATAGCCAGGTATACAAATCTCACGCCTCCTACAGTGACGAATATAACGAAAAAGCTCATAAAAGATGGCGTCATAGTTGAGGATACGATGGGTGAATCTCGGGGTGGACGCAAACCCGTGCTTTTAAAGCTCAACCCGGGGTATTTTTATGTAGTGCTGGCACATATAAGCTCAAACCATCTACGCCTGGATGTATCTGATCTGGATACCAATGTATTGGCGTCTAAAAGGATAAAGCTGTCAGACAAATCACCTGAGGCTGTGTTGAAAAATCTGTTTGCGCTTTATCGGCAGATGGTGGATCAATCCGGTGTACCTGAAGATAAAATAGCAGGCATAGGTGTTGCCGTGCACGGCCTCGTGGATTCTGAACGGGGAATATCCCTTTATGCTCCTAATCTGGGGTGGAGGGATGTCAATCTGCTGGAGTCCATAAAGGCTGAACTGGGGATTGAAGTATGCGTAGAAAATGACGTCAGAGCGATGGCAATGGGCGAAAGGTGGTATGGGGCAGCTAAGGGCGTTGACAATTTTCTGGCTGTAAAAGTAGGGTACGGCATCGGGGCCAGCGCCGTTGTAGATGGTAAACTCTATACAGGCATAACCCATTCTTCGGGAGAAATAGGCCATACCACCATTGACGTCAATGGACCTAAATGCAGCTGCGGCAATTATGGTTGCCTTGAAGCTATGGCATCGGAAAGAGCCATATGTGAAACCATGAGCAAAAGGCTTAAATTGGGCGAAAAAAGCATTATTAAAGATGTGGATGATGTGGATATCGAGGATGTATACAGGGCAGCAAATATCGGAGATGAACTGGCTATTGACGTGATAAAACGCATATCCATTTACTTAGGTATAGGCATTGCCAATCTCATAAATTTATTTAACCCTCAACTGGTGGTTTTGGGGGGCAATATTATCAAGGTAAAGGATATTGTAAAACCGGTATTGGAGGACGTGGTGAAGCAGAGGGCGCTGGATAATACCTATAGAGGTTGTAAGCTGGTTATGTCCAACCTGGGAGATGATGCCACGATAAAAGGAGCACATGCGCTTATACTCAGTCATTTATTTGATATGTAA
- a CDS encoding ROK family protein produces MRYAVGSDLGGTNIATAVIDETGKVLGKAKLPTEADKGPEHVIANIMRSIDMALADASMKIEDMVGIGLGIPGLMDIEKGISLFAGNLGWKNVEVIKPFKERYGLPTFMDNDVRVATLAEWKYGAGKGVNNLICVTLGTGIGSGLVFEGKLLRGVTNSVGEIGHVTVEKDGLICNCGNQGCVEMYASGTGQARMARLMIQSGHFSIMTKMVGGDLSKINSKIIQDAYDEGDTVAIQVMNKTAMYLGIALADYINLVNPELVIIGGGVSLAGERLMKPLREEVYRRVMIVPRQIVKIVRSELGDESGMIGAAALAFERQGII; encoded by the coding sequence ATGAGATATGCGGTAGGAAGTGACTTGGGCGGTACTAATATAGCCACCGCTGTCATTGACGAGACTGGAAAAGTCCTGGGAAAAGCAAAACTTCCCACGGAAGCGGACAAGGGTCCGGAGCATGTTATTGCTAACATAATGAGGTCTATAGACATGGCTCTGGCAGATGCCTCTATGAAGATAGAGGATATGGTAGGCATAGGGCTTGGCATACCTGGTCTTATGGACATAGAAAAAGGAATATCTCTTTTTGCGGGCAATCTGGGGTGGAAAAACGTAGAGGTCATCAAGCCCTTTAAAGAGAGATACGGCTTGCCTACATTTATGGATAACGACGTAAGGGTGGCTACCCTTGCTGAGTGGAAGTATGGTGCAGGCAAAGGGGTTAACAACCTTATATGCGTCACACTGGGTACGGGCATAGGTTCAGGCCTGGTTTTTGAAGGAAAATTGTTAAGGGGTGTAACCAACAGCGTAGGCGAGATCGGCCATGTTACGGTAGAAAAAGATGGCCTTATATGTAACTGCGGCAATCAGGGCTGTGTGGAGATGTATGCTTCGGGAACGGGCCAGGCCAGGATGGCAAGGCTTATGATACAATCAGGCCATTTCTCCATTATGACTAAAATGGTGGGTGGCGACCTTTCTAAAATAAACTCGAAGATAATACAGGATGCTTACGATGAAGGGGATACGGTTGCTATACAGGTGATGAATAAGACGGCCATGTACTTAGGTATAGCCCTGGCTGATTATATAAATCTCGTAAATCCTGAACTGGTCATCATAGGCGGCGGCGTATCATTGGCAGGAGAAAGGCTTATGAAGCCGTTAAGAGAAGAAGTTTACAGGAGAGTAATGATAGTGCCGAGACAGATAGTAAAAATAGTGAGATCAGAGCTGGGCGATGAGTCAGGTATGATTGGAGCTGCTGCTCTGGCTTTCGAAAGACAAGGGATAATCTAA
- the fba gene encoding class II fructose-1,6-bisphosphate aldolase, translated as MELVSSRKILKDAVKGNYAIAAFNVHNMETLKAVIKGAVEMDTPVIIQTSQSTVKYAGIEYLVALVGTAAKLSSVPVVLHLDHCTDWELAKKCIDAGYTSIMVDGSMLSYEENVALVKKAVEYAHLRDVTVEAELGRVAGVEDDLSVEEEKSLYTDPDLAVDFVEKTGVDSLAIAIGTAHGVYKGEPKLDYERLSAIRRKVDVPLVLHGASCVPDESIIKAVELGINKINIATELKMPFADAIKRVFKEKPQEDDPRKYFTPAMDAVTEVVKHKIGLCSSAGKASLYR; from the coding sequence ATGGAATTGGTTTCATCAAGGAAAATACTAAAGGATGCGGTTAAAGGGAACTATGCCATTGCTGCTTTTAATGTGCACAATATGGAGACACTCAAGGCTGTTATCAAAGGTGCAGTGGAAATGGACACTCCTGTGATAATACAGACTTCTCAGAGCACCGTAAAATATGCTGGTATAGAATATCTGGTGGCACTGGTAGGCACTGCAGCGAAATTATCCAGTGTCCCTGTTGTGCTACATCTGGACCACTGTACCGATTGGGAATTAGCTAAAAAGTGTATAGACGCAGGCTATACGTCTATCATGGTGGACGGTTCTATGCTGTCTTATGAAGAAAATGTGGCATTGGTTAAAAAGGCTGTAGAATATGCTCATTTGCGGGATGTGACTGTTGAAGCGGAGTTGGGCAGGGTTGCAGGCGTGGAAGACGACTTGAGCGTTGAGGAGGAAAAGTCTTTATACACAGACCCTGATCTGGCTGTGGATTTTGTGGAGAAAACAGGTGTTGATTCGCTGGCTATAGCTATAGGCACAGCCCACGGGGTCTACAAGGGCGAACCGAAACTGGACTATGAGAGGCTTAGCGCCATAAGGCGCAAAGTGGATGTGCCTCTGGTACTCCATGGTGCATCGTGTGTGCCCGATGAATCCATAATAAAAGCAGTAGAATTGGGCATAAACAAAATAAACATAGCTACAGAACTTAAAATGCCTTTTGCTGATGCTATAAAGCGGGTATTCAAAGAAAAGCCCCAAGAGGACGACCCGAGAAAGTATTTTACACCTGCCATGGATGCAGTGACAGAGGTAGTGAAACACAAAATAGGGCTCTGCTCCAGTGCTGGCAAGGCGTCATTGTATAGATAA
- a CDS encoding bifunctional phosphoglucose/phosphomannose isomerase codes for MVDLNDVKAIRALDSMGSLITTENYDKQFKEGLDLVANFELPPLNREIHEIILLGTGGGSSVAGGFLRSYLFDELKQPIIINQGYNIPAFVDKNTLVLVTSHSGNTEEILSAYEQAKKTGAYMVALTAGGKLAENCKNDGVPCLIVPADIGHPRRDLGYIFVPLLVMLHKLGLISDKTEEIMETINLFTELNKKLNPEVPVEQNHAKQIAIGLYGHIPLIYGSLDYYDSVAWRWKNQFGENSKLMAFYNVIPNLHHDEAVGWDMPEDLLKKFYLIMLRDDELDSPKIKKRKDITADILKERMGHVEFVYATGKSRLARMFSLVYLGDFVTLYAPIYRGVDPTPVEVINLFKRKMAE; via the coding sequence ATGGTAGATTTGAATGATGTGAAAGCCATAAGGGCTTTGGATAGTATGGGTTCATTGATTACCACCGAAAATTACGATAAGCAATTTAAAGAAGGTCTTGACCTGGTGGCAAATTTTGAGCTTCCACCGCTAAACCGAGAAATCCACGAGATCATACTGTTGGGTACAGGAGGAGGTTCCTCAGTTGCAGGAGGCTTTTTAAGATCATATCTCTTTGATGAATTAAAGCAGCCCATCATCATCAATCAGGGTTATAATATACCGGCTTTTGTAGATAAAAACACATTGGTTCTGGTTACATCTCATTCCGGCAACACTGAAGAGATTTTAAGCGCTTATGAGCAGGCTAAAAAGACCGGTGCTTACATGGTGGCACTGACAGCAGGCGGAAAATTAGCTGAGAATTGCAAAAACGATGGAGTTCCATGCCTTATAGTTCCCGCAGATATAGGTCATCCCAGGAGGGATCTGGGTTATATCTTTGTTCCCCTCTTGGTAATGCTCCATAAGCTGGGGCTTATTTCGGATAAAACTGAGGAGATCATGGAGACCATAAATCTTTTTACAGAACTCAATAAGAAATTAAATCCGGAAGTACCGGTGGAACAGAATCATGCCAAGCAGATAGCCATAGGTCTCTACGGCCATATACCCTTAATTTACGGTTCACTGGATTACTATGATTCGGTAGCGTGGAGATGGAAAAATCAGTTTGGCGAGAACAGCAAACTCATGGCCTTTTATAACGTAATACCCAACCTGCACCATGACGAAGCTGTAGGCTGGGATATGCCAGAGGATCTTCTCAAGAAGTTCTATCTCATCATGTTGAGAGATGATGAGCTTGATTCGCCAAAGATCAAAAAGAGAAAGGATATAACAGCAGATATTTTAAAAGAGCGCATGGGCCATGTGGAGTTTGTGTATGCCACAGGTAAGTCGCGTCTTGCCAGGATGTTTTCGCTGGTTTACTTAGGTGATTTTGTCACTTTGTACGCGCCTATATACAGGGGTGTGGACCCAACGCCAGTGGAAGTTATAAATCTCTTTAAGAGAAAAATGGCTGAGTGA
- a CDS encoding DUF362 domain-containing protein codes for MKKEDIYVIYGDNGKELVKKLLRAVEIEKEIEKGMLIGLKPNLVVAKTPESGATTSTDMICGIIEYLKDCGFNNIIILEGSWVGDSTQRAFKVCGYDAISKKYDVKLFDTKRDSYKTYDAGDMKINVCDKAMEVDYLINLPVLKGHCQTGVTCALKNMKGCIPDSEKRRFHTLGLHRPIAYLNKVIKPSFNIVDGLIGDLDFEEGGNPVEMNRIIAGKDPVAIDAYVAELMGYEPYDIEYIKIAEKIGVGCADLSKVNIIELNSDTGMQKRFTNSGRKVKHLSQWVIEKDACSACYGSLIHALARLDEQGLLDRLKEKVYIGQGFRGQAVEGIGIGVCTAGFTHCVKGCPPKAKDILHFLKEHIN; via the coding sequence ATGAAAAAAGAGGATATATACGTTATATATGGCGATAATGGAAAGGAATTGGTCAAAAAACTTTTACGCGCCGTAGAGATAGAGAAAGAAATAGAAAAAGGTATGCTAATAGGATTAAAACCCAATCTGGTGGTGGCAAAAACCCCTGAATCGGGGGCCACCACCTCTACTGATATGATTTGTGGTATTATTGAATATTTAAAAGATTGTGGCTTTAATAATATTATCATCCTTGAAGGTTCCTGGGTAGGTGACAGTACCCAGAGGGCTTTTAAGGTTTGCGGATATGATGCCATATCAAAAAAGTACGATGTAAAGCTTTTTGACACCAAAAGGGATAGCTACAAAACCTATGATGCAGGGGATATGAAGATAAACGTATGCGATAAAGCAATGGAAGTGGATTATCTTATAAATCTCCCTGTGCTGAAAGGCCATTGTCAGACGGGGGTCACCTGTGCGTTGAAAAACATGAAGGGGTGTATACCCGATAGCGAAAAACGGCGATTTCATACTTTAGGTCTACATAGGCCAATTGCTTATTTAAATAAGGTGATAAAACCCTCCTTTAATATCGTGGATGGCCTTATAGGGGATCTGGATTTTGAAGAAGGCGGTAACCCTGTGGAGATGAACAGGATAATTGCAGGAAAGGATCCTGTAGCTATAGATGCTTATGTCGCCGAGCTCATGGGCTACGAACCGTATGACATCGAATACATAAAGATTGCAGAAAAAATAGGGGTAGGATGCGCTGATTTGAGCAAGGTCAATATAATAGAATTGAACAGCGATACAGGGATGCAAAAGAGGTTTACCAACAGTGGTAGAAAGGTAAAACACCTTTCCCAATGGGTTATAGAAAAAGACGCCTGCTCAGCCTGTTACGGAAGTCTTATTCACGCTCTGGCCAGGTTGGATGAGCAGGGACTTCTGGATAGGCTGAAAGAAAAGGTGTATATCGGGCAGGGCTTTAGAGGCCAGGCAGTCGAAGGCATAGGAATAGGTGTGTGTACGGCAGGTTTCACGCACTGTGTAAAGGGTTGCCCGCCAAAAGCTAAAGATATTTTGCATTTTTTAAAAGAGCATATAAACTAA
- the cobO gene encoding cob(I)yrinic acid a,c-diamide adenosyltransferase, with product MEKGLVHIYTGDGKGKTTSAIGLGIRAFGRGFKVLLAQFLKGMDTGELHVLKNLGPNFEVYRHKNVKGFFWNMSDEQKAELKKSVREGFQHVKEEIEKDKWDMVILDEIMGTIHNQLIDTREVVELIKNKPDKLELVLTGRNAPKELIELADYVSEISAIKHPWQQGIKARKGIEF from the coding sequence ATGGAAAAAGGGCTTGTCCATATATACACAGGTGATGGAAAAGGCAAGACCACATCAGCCATTGGCTTGGGAATAAGGGCTTTTGGCAGAGGATTTAAAGTCTTGTTGGCCCAGTTTTTAAAGGGCATGGACACTGGGGAGCTGCACGTGTTGAAAAACCTGGGACCCAACTTTGAGGTATACAGGCACAAAAATGTAAAAGGCTTTTTCTGGAACATGAGTGACGAGCAAAAAGCTGAACTCAAAAAGTCGGTCCGTGAAGGCTTTCAACACGTAAAAGAAGAAATAGAAAAGGACAAATGGGACATGGTGATACTGGACGAGATAATGGGAACCATTCACAACCAACTTATCGATACAAGGGAAGTGGTAGAGCTTATTAAAAATAAACCTGATAAACTGGAATTGGTACTGACAGGGAGAAATGCACCCAAAGAACTCATAGAGCTGGCCGACTATGTATCGGAGATCAGCGCCATAAAACACCCTTGGCAACAGGGCATAAAAGCCAGGAAGGGCATTGAGTTTTAA